A stretch of the Porifericola rhodea genome encodes the following:
- a CDS encoding gluconate 2-dehydrogenase subunit 3 family protein — MDKQNNGMNRRTSLKYMGGAAASLASLSWVGCDSPEDTQEAHEHKHETSDELKISEEDQKLMDQQFFTEHEMQTVTVLANLIIPADDRSGNASGAGVPEFIEFMMKDQPWHQTGMRGGLRWLDIESQRQFQSKFIELSEKQQKQLLDQIAYPEVADPRMSQGVNFFNNFRDFVATGFFTSKMGIDDLEYKGNTANVWKGSPPEVLERLGVSYDDVSGWDFA, encoded by the coding sequence ATGGATAAGCAAAATAATGGTATGAATCGCCGTACCTCTCTAAAGTACATGGGAGGTGCTGCTGCCTCTCTTGCCAGCCTCAGTTGGGTGGGTTGCGATAGCCCTGAAGATACCCAAGAAGCTCACGAACATAAGCACGAAACCAGTGACGAACTAAAAATCAGTGAGGAAGATCAAAAGCTTATGGATCAGCAATTCTTTACTGAGCATGAAATGCAGACAGTAACAGTGCTGGCTAACCTTATCATTCCTGCTGATGATCGTTCTGGAAATGCATCAGGTGCTGGCGTACCTGAGTTTATAGAATTTATGATGAAAGATCAGCCCTGGCACCAGACCGGTATGCGAGGCGGCCTGCGCTGGTTAGATATAGAAAGTCAGCGTCAGTTTCAATCTAAATTTATAGAGCTGAGTGAAAAGCAGCAGAAACAACTTTTAGACCAAATCGCGTATCCGGAAGTGGCTGACCCAAGAATGAGTCAGGGGGTAAATTTCTTTAACAATTTCAGAGATTTTGTAGCTACCGGGTTCTTTACCAGTAAAATGGGTATTGACGATCTGGAGTACAAAGGCAACACTGCTAATGTCTGGAAAGGTAGTCCTCCCGAAGTACTGGAACGACTTGGAGTAAGTTATGATGATGTCAGTGGATGGGATTTCGCTTAA
- a CDS encoding amidohydrolase, with protein sequence MNDDSPKAEAVAVLGDSIVFVGSNQEVKKWIGDSTQLIDLDGKTMTPGFIEGHAHFMGIGFNQMNLDLLSATSFEEVLQKVEEAVKNTRPGVWINGRGWHQDKWDSLPDTMVRGFPVHEALSAISPDNPVYLKHASGHAALANAKAMEIAGIANFAKEGPIVKEVEGGEVIKDELGNPTGIFNENAMGLVTSHIPGKTLGSNLRAAELAMQECLKNGITSFQDAGITRDIEQMYRKLAEENRLKVRLWAMISGSDTSLLQQYYQSGPAIGLGHNFLTIRSIKLYTDGALGSRGAWLLEEYSDMPGEHGHQTTPMSYVYQTSLKALESGLQVCSHAIGDRANREVLDNYEKAFQEKPELAKDHRFRIEHAQHLSAQDIPRFGQLGVIPAMQAVHMSSDRPWAIERLGKDRIEEGAYVWRKLLDSGARIVNGTDAPVEPVNPLASFYASVSRRTLAGDPENGFEPSQKMSREEALKSYTLDAAYAAFEENIKGSIEVGKLADFTVFSQNIMLIPEEEILNTNVEMTFVGGKLEYKR encoded by the coding sequence ATGAATGACGACTCACCTAAAGCGGAAGCTGTAGCAGTTTTAGGCGATAGTATTGTTTTTGTAGGTTCAAATCAGGAAGTCAAGAAATGGATTGGTGACAGCACACAGCTCATTGATCTGGATGGTAAAACTATGACCCCGGGGTTTATTGAAGGTCATGCCCACTTTATGGGTATAGGTTTTAATCAGATGAACCTGGACTTATTATCGGCCACTAGCTTTGAGGAAGTGCTCCAAAAAGTGGAAGAAGCAGTAAAAAACACTCGTCCTGGAGTATGGATTAACGGCAGAGGCTGGCATCAAGATAAATGGGACTCTTTACCTGATACTATGGTCAGAGGCTTTCCTGTGCATGAAGCGCTTAGTGCTATATCGCCAGACAATCCTGTTTACCTTAAGCATGCTAGCGGCCATGCTGCTCTGGCAAACGCGAAAGCAATGGAAATCGCTGGTATTGCTAACTTCGCCAAAGAAGGTCCTATTGTAAAAGAAGTAGAAGGTGGTGAAGTCATTAAAGATGAACTTGGTAACCCTACTGGAATTTTCAATGAGAATGCTATGGGGCTGGTTACATCACATATACCAGGCAAAACACTTGGAAGTAATCTTAGAGCAGCTGAGCTAGCAATGCAAGAGTGTTTAAAAAACGGTATAACTTCTTTTCAGGATGCTGGCATTACCCGAGACATAGAACAGATGTATCGCAAATTAGCAGAAGAAAACCGATTAAAAGTACGATTATGGGCTATGATCAGCGGAAGTGATACCAGCCTTCTACAGCAATACTATCAATCAGGTCCTGCAATAGGCTTAGGTCATAATTTTTTAACCATACGCAGCATTAAACTATATACTGACGGAGCTTTAGGTTCACGCGGTGCCTGGCTTCTGGAAGAATACAGTGATATGCCCGGTGAACACGGCCATCAGACTACCCCAATGTCTTATGTTTATCAAACCTCATTAAAAGCATTAGAAAGTGGTCTACAGGTTTGTTCTCATGCTATAGGAGATCGCGCAAACCGTGAAGTTCTGGACAATTATGAAAAAGCTTTTCAGGAAAAGCCTGAGTTAGCAAAAGATCATAGGTTCAGAATTGAACATGCCCAGCATTTGAGCGCACAGGATATCCCAAGGTTTGGCCAGTTAGGTGTCATACCAGCTATGCAGGCTGTTCACATGTCATCGGACAGGCCTTGGGCCATAGAAAGATTAGGTAAAGACCGAATTGAGGAAGGTGCTTATGTGTGGAGAAAATTGCTGGATAGCGGCGCGCGTATTGTCAATGGTACCGATGCTCCGGTTGAGCCGGTAAATCCGCTGGCTAGCTTTTATGCTTCAGTAAGCCGAAGAACTCTTGCTGGTGATCCGGAAAATGGTTTTGAACCTTCACAAAAAATGAGTCGTGAAGAAGCATTAAAATCCTACACCCTAGATGCTGCCTATGCTGCTTTTGAAGAAAATATAAAAGGCAGTATTGAGGTAGGGAAGTTAGCAGACTTCACAGTCTTTTCGCAGAACATTATGCTCATACCCGAAGAGGAGATTTTGAATACTAATGTAGAAATGACATTTGTAGGCGGCAAACTGGAGTATAAACGGTAA
- a CDS encoding endonuclease/exonuclease/phosphatase family protein, with the protein MRWKYVAVSGIIVCFLLSIHLLPHIGSPTFTQHQISGNRIKVAHFNVLGSNRHFKDIIDNSMALNADLLSFQEVDKEWALELMDGLESEYPYFAISEHEVHGVAIFSKYPVENLATYHWTGEPTLTGDILFENQRVHFVATHTLSPRSPQRYEKRNQHLSKIAEYVNHIEGPILAIGDFNAVPWSQHIVKIKQNTDLKDSRKSITSTYPSNYSLGLPIDYIFHSDELSCISFEALEAKGSDHKGVLGEYAFNSETDMLVGMN; encoded by the coding sequence TTTGTTTCTTGCTATCAATTCATTTACTTCCTCATATCGGAAGCCCTACATTTACTCAACATCAAATTAGTGGCAATAGAATAAAAGTTGCCCATTTTAATGTACTGGGTAGCAATCGTCATTTTAAGGATATTATTGATAACTCAATGGCCCTAAATGCCGACCTTCTATCTTTTCAGGAGGTAGATAAAGAGTGGGCATTAGAGCTTATGGATGGCCTGGAATCTGAGTATCCGTACTTTGCTATTTCTGAGCACGAAGTACATGGAGTTGCTATATTTTCTAAATATCCTGTAGAAAACCTCGCTACTTACCATTGGACCGGAGAGCCCACCCTGACAGGAGACATACTATTTGAAAATCAGCGAGTACATTTTGTAGCTACACATACACTTTCTCCCAGAAGTCCGCAACGTTATGAAAAAAGAAACCAGCATTTAAGCAAGATCGCAGAATATGTTAATCATATAGAAGGGCCAATTTTAGCCATTGGTGATTTTAATGCGGTTCCCTGGAGTCAGCATATCGTTAAAATTAAGCAGAATACGGACTTAAAAGATAGTCGGAAAAGTATTACCAGTACTTATCCCTCAAATTACAGCCTGGGTTTGCCCATAGACTATATCTTTCACTCAGACGAACTGAGTTGTATCAGCTTTGAAGCTTTAGAAGCGAAAGGGTCGGACCATAAAGGAGTTTTAGGTGAGTATGCTTTTAATTCAGAAACTGATATGCTTGTTGGCATGAATTAA